From the genome of Ictalurus punctatus breed USDA103 chromosome 5, Coco_2.0, whole genome shotgun sequence:
TGCCTTTATTGGCAGTCAGGATGTCTACAGCCAAAAtggcttgaattttttttcccaatatGCCAAAAAAAATAGCATCTGTTTGGCCTATCAGGATTTACTTAACCAAACCTCTAACTACACTTCCACGCTGAGTACAATTGAAAAACGCAAGATTAACGTCATAGTGGTGTTTTCGTCCCAAGATGTAGCAATAAACTTAATCAGAGAAGCTATAAAGAACAACATCAGAAATAAGGTTTGGATTGCAGGTGAGGCATGGTCTATGAATCAGCAGCTTCCTAATGAACCAGGAATACAAAACATTGGGAACATTTTTGGCATTACAGAAAAGCTAATGTCTTTTGATGGATTTAAGCAGTTCATCTACACCAGACAAAGTGATGAAAACAGCAATGATGAAAGTCATCCTCCTCAGCcagtaaaaaaaatgtgtaaccAAGACTGTCTTAACTGTTCACTTTTGAGTTCCGAggaaattttaaatgaaaatcccACATTTTCTTTTCCAATTTATGCTGCGATCTACACCATGGCAAATGCATTACACAAAGTTCTACACTGTGATGCAAATGGTTGCGACAAAAGCATTCCAGTTTACCCCTTCATGGTATGTTGCTTTGAATGAAGGGAAAACCccttacatttattattattaaatattcataatatgtgcttaattttttttgcatgaaataTTCACAAACCATTTTGTTTGATATTCTGCAGCTCTTGAAGGAAATGAAGACGCTGGATTTTCTTCTTAATGGCCGTAAAGTAAAGTATGATCAAAATGGTGATCTAcctgtcttttatgatgtggtCTTCTGGCGCCTTGAAGCCAGTCCTCCGGTTTTTGAGAGAATTGGCACATACAACTCATATCCAGAAATTACTTTCACCATCAACAACTCCCTTATAGGCTGGGACAGTGAAGCTTCTGTAAGTTAAACCTTAATTCATCACGTACTATATCATGATTTTAAGTATACATTGACAATGGCTTTCTTGCTTTCATAAGGTTCCTTTTGCAAACTGCTCAGTTGAATGTATGGAGGGATTCAGAAGGGAAGAGGACCAAAATTATGCATGCTGTTTTCAGTGTAAGAAGTGTGAAACAAACACTTATGTAAACTATGAACGTAAGTATTCTGACCTGCACTTATAAATTATTCTAAAGTAGTAGTTTGGTTTTGCAGTATGAGCTTTTATTCACAAAGCATCTCAGTAAAACTTCCATGTCAGCGCATTTTTATTCTCCAAGCTAATCCACAAAACACTATGTTTTTAATGATCTTAGAAACAACACATTTTACTGTAATTTACTTCCAGTCTACAATTTGGGTAACAGGGTTGTACTTTCAAGTGACCTTGTCAGGCAGTATCacagtataattaaaaaataaaagaataaaaaaaacagaacgaGGGAACATATTTTCTTCGTGCCATGATCTACAGGAAATTCTGATAActtgttgaacatgtgacttgtggaatattccaaatattttataggggtgaatgtgttcaggtaacagggttGTGTGAACATTGTGGGACACTAAGAAGTGTCATTTTTCATAACCTATAATGGATGACTCATCAAAAAGTATGTTTCAAGCATGAGATCTTAGGTGGAGTCACACATTAacgcaaaatatatatatatatatatatatatatatatatatagttatagttatagttatagtgGGCAGGCAACAAGACATTCTCCAGCTGACTCCTCTCTCTTTGCCTGCCTTTATTCTTTCAGAAGACCCATACACATGCAAGTTGTGTAATGTAGACGAGTGGTCTGAAGAGGGAAGCACATCTTGCCAGAAGCGCTCCATTCTGTATCTTCAGTACACAGACCCTCTTTCCATATTACTTGCGATATTTGCTGTCACTCTGCTGGTTTTGTGTGTTGCAGTTATCATACTCTTCTTATACAATTACAACACACCGGTTGTGAAATCTGCTGGAGGCAATATGTGTTTCCTCATGCTAGCCTCGTTGGCTTTGTCCAGTATAAGTGTGTTCTTTTTCTTGGGACAGCCAACAGAGATCCACTGTGTTTTCAGGAATGTGACATTTTACTTTTTCTACACTGTCTGCCTTTCCTGCATGACAGTGCGCTCCTTTCAGAtattctgcatttttaaaatggcTGCCAAGTTCCCCAAGATCAACAGATTGTGGGTGCAACATAATGGCCAGTGGATTGTCATTTCTACTCTTTCgttttttcaaatattcattTGTGTTTTATGGATGAGTCTAAAAACACCCATTCCTTCCAAAACGTATACAGCAGATGCAATCATGCTTGCCTGTTCAGCAGGGAAAGAGCAGGCATTTTTTGCATGTCTGTCCTTCACTTGGTCCCTCTGTGTCCTCTGTTTCGCCTTTTCTTATATGAGCACTGATCTACCAAAAAACTACAACGAGGCGAAATCTATAGCATTCAGCATGCTTTTGTTCTTTATCAGCTGGTCTTTTTACTTTACAGTGGCTACATTTCCTCCAGGGTTGTATATCCAGTTTTTTAAGGCAGGGGCACAGTTATCCAGTTTATATGGAATCCTACTGAGCTACTTCATCCCAAAGTCTTATGTCATCATTTTTCAGCCAAAAAAGAACACTCAAGCATATTTTCAGACATCAATTCAGAATTATACTCAAACCATGAATAGGATGTAGACTACAGTCGGGTCTAAAAGTCTGAGTCCATTGCCACTCATTGTttttcatcacaacacacatacacacgcgcgcgcacaaaCAATCAAATCCAACTATGGAGTGGACATCTTGCAGGACCCAAATATTTTACCCATTTCATAATCTACTTAACAAGTATGAAAGGTTTTTTGTGCATAGATGCCTATTGGTTGTGATATGGTGTACTTAGAGAGGGTGGCATGTATTTCACTTAGAATAGTAAAATGACTAGTGTGGATGTTAATGGTTCTTAAAGGCCAACACCTGATAGTAACTCAATTGGTACGATCTTCAACTCTCTAAGTTAGAAGCGGATTATGGTCATACAAAATTCACTTGAATTGAAACTTTTTTGATACACTGGGAGCGACTGATGTAGATTGGCAGATCCTAAATAGGAACCTCTCATATGAATAATGGTTAAGTATATTGTTATATAACAGTGCTTTGGCAGATTTGTCAATTGCAATACATTGTATAGCTATACTTATtttgttggtgtgtttttactgtttatgcTTTGCAAGTTGCTGAACTACATACAGATGAGTGACAAATTCAAGGAAAACCAACATAAAGTATCTGAGTAAGGTGCTGAGCTACAATGTAACTTCCATGTGGCTTGGCATCGATTTggcaagtctctggaactgtactggagagatgaacaccattcttccaaaggATATtcacattgttgttgttttgcttatATTGGTAAATACACTGTCTAACACTCTACAATCATCCAAAGGTGTTCAACTGGTTCACTGGATCTGGTCATTGTGAAGGCCATAgtatatgatttacatcatttacatacTCATCAAACTATTCAGTAAATGCCCCTACAGCAAATAGTGCCACCataactgcccccccccccacccccttaaTTTGTCAGTCATCTGTAGCTTTGATTTCTATAAAAGCAAACTCATCATATTGTTCATCTATGGTTAAATAAAAACTCAGTTATAGATAATGGGCTTTCAAACCCCTTATGTATGACTTTAAATAGTAATCCAATATGCATGTGATAATAGAGTTATCTGATCCTGTTGAATAGTAGAAATACTGTTGAATTTGTATTTTACTGGTAGTTTCCATGACTATAGAATATGTATTTAAGAATATGAATGATAAACAGTCTAATGTAGTGTACAATTAATCTGAATTTGTGAATGAGCTAATTTACATCATACCTCTGCATtggaataaacaaaaaaatgtaaatgaaaattgTTTTCTCGTTTTTTGGCTGTTCAATTCAAATAACATtcaaataatgtataaataccCCCAAATTAATACTGTACAATAGTAAGTATAGTAACTACTGTACTTACTCAGTTACTTAAGGTGGCTAGCAAGTTCAGACTGATTTCTAGGTTCCAGTTAAAGGTAACATTGGTGTGCCTTCTTCCTATTCATTTGacgagctttcatattttaagtcaaaagaTATATCCCTGAAAAGTTTTACCACTACTGTACTTCTGTAGTAACCGATttgaactaggaagtggaattttatgtggCGAATACAGACGAacggagtgatacacacagtgaaacgtGGTTATACTTCATATGAGCATGTTTGGAACCTTGCACGACTcatcaaattagtggactggaactaactgttgtatattatatgaatattaatcaattaatataTAAGCAGAGGTAGCacatcaggatgaatcaggctaatgggggcagtggtggcgtGGCGGTTAAGGCTCGGGGTTACTAATCAGCAGGTCAGGGGATCAAGCCACCAGCaatgccaggctgccactgttgggcccttgagcaaggcccttatccagctgtatcatggttgaccctgcGCCCTgacccagcttcctgacatgctggggtatgcgaagaaaagaattttgctgtaatgtacatgtgattaAGAAAAAACCCATTATTATTAATCTAATCTAGAATTCAATtaatgtgtatgtacagtatctcacaaaagtgagtatacccctcacatttttgtaaatatatcttgagtggaacctgtcctgttaaacttcTATacggtcttggccaccgtgctgcagctcagtgtcagggtcttggcaatcttctattagcctaggccatctttatgtagagcaacaattcttttttttcagatcctcagagagttctttgccatgagctgccatgttgaacttccagtgaccagtatgagggagtgtgagagcgatgacaccaaatttaacacacctgctccccattcacacctgagaccttgtagcaaaaacaagtcacatgacaccggggaaggaaaatggctaattgtgcccaatttggacatttccacttaggggtgtactcacttttgttgccagcggtttagacattaatggctgtgtgttgagttattttgaggggacagcaaatttacactgttatacaagctgtacactcactactttacattgtagcaaagtgtcatttcttcagtgttgtcacattaaaagatataatcaaatatttacaaaaatgtgagggatgtactcacttttgtgagattctGTATAAATGAATATGTGGACTGTGTGTGTAACACATTTCGCACATGTTAAATTTTCCACGTCATCAAATATTATGTACACATTCTGCCGCATGTGAGTCACCCGTGCATTTCCAGTGAATAACATGCTGAAATGAAATGACGCACCTTTCACATGTGCTCACAGATGCCTCAGATAGTCACAGTGTATGCTCGcgtgtaaaatgtgtgtgatttgtcTGCAAGGTATTTAAATCTAACTTAAATCCCTGGTCTTAATTGCACTTGTTAATGTAATGAATCGAATTGATTAGCCAGGCTTCGCAACTCAGCTGGCTGTGAGAGGAGCTCAGTGCTCCCGGGCGCTGCTCATTTTACAGCTGATTTGCGGCTTTTTCCGGCCATTGAGCGCAGTTGTTAACAGGAGGACGGACCGTGAATGCAGGAACGAATTGCTTCAATAGTGAGACCCAGCGTGCAATACAGACCTCCTATATATTCTCTCTAAATGCACGAAAACAGCAATTTGTCGATTTTATCCCAATTTTATGTCAATGGAGAAACAAATGCCACCCACGCCGTTTCTATAGAGAATCAGCAggctataataataacaacaacaacaacaacaacacacacacacacacacacatttgtttatgACTATAATGACAACAATAACATGACAACAACAATCTTttatgacaacaacaacaacaacaacaacaacaataataataataataataataataataagttgaagaaaaataataattattattattattgttgttgttatcgtAAACAATTGTTGTTGTCATTATagtcataaacaaacaaacaaacgtacgtgtgtgtgtgtgcgtgtgtgtgtgtgtgtgtgtgcgtgtgtgtgtgtgtgtgtgcgtgtgtgtgtgtgtgtgtgtgcgtgtgtgtgtgtgtgtgtagggcaaTTTAATGATATCCATCTCGTGATAAAATTGTGTCACAGTACACATTCTGAGGTTTCGAAATTGAAATGTTAAGTAGGCTACAgtgatgtttaaatgtttaaaatcgcAAAATGttgaacttttttattattattatttctgcttGTTATTTCCagtgttatttttttcactattaatttttaatgaatgttttaaaaatcatttagttttTCCTTTTCCTGTTTTGCCGACAGTTTGTTAACCTTTATATAATGATCCATATAATTTATTCTAGAATTATCctggtttaaatatatatatatatatatatatatatatatatatatatatatatatatatatatatatatatatgtgtgtgtgtgtgtgtgtgtgtgtgtgtgtgtgtgtgtgtgtgtgtactatacACGTGTTTTTTTTAGATCCAAGAGCATTTATATCTAGTCCAAAACTAATGACATTTTAGTtgcattatttttctatttccaAACAAACCCACTTAAAGAGTTGCTCTGCATACGCTTTTTAACCCTTCCAGAAATGTAATTTCTgttgctttttcttcttcttcttcttcttcagtttaaaaaaaaacacagtctaCATATCACTATTCCCTGTGTTGAATGAAGCCCTTAATGTTGCATTGGTGAATTAACTGATCTTAATCAACactggttgttttgtttgttttgtagatTGGCAGAAAATCTTCAcgttgtattatatattatgctTGAACTGAAcacattcttacacacacaaacacacacacacacacacacacacacacacacacacacacacacaccgatttTATGGACTTTACGTGTTTTTTAGTTACATGTGGTCTGTTCACATCTAGTGCATGTGGTTTCATTTCTCACATATGAATtttgaacacaatttttttttccttcaaatgcAGGgcatttgcttttgttttgttttgatttgatttgattttctaACATGAAactttatgggttttttttttactcgtgATCATGATCATCTACTATTCACATGTCACACGGATTTACCTGAGTTGTCATTTCAGGGTGTATAACATGTTGAAATGCACCTTCACAGGGTTTGTTTTCAAACATGTGAAATTTATGTAAATGATTCCAAAATTAAGGACTATGTTTCACTacagccccccccccacccccatacCCCCATACCCCCATATAACTCTAATATTAGGCTCTGAAATAGAACCCTTTTGCTTCTGTAGCTCCTCTGTGCTCGCGCCTCTTTTGtcattgctcttttttttctttttttttggccagaAGCAGTGTCCACGAAGTCCGTATTTCATTCTTACACAAATGCGCTTTCCAAAGTCCAAAAAGTAAATGGCAGATGTTTTGCAATTCAAGGCGCATCCCTGACCAAAGATTTAGTGACGAACAATGAGACGGCTTCCCTTTTGTTAGTCTCTTGTGTTTTTGAAGAGGAGCTTGGACAAAGGCTTCATCCTTCAGCGGGTTATAAAGTTACTTTCCGCCAGTTCATTTCAGGGCTTGAGAAAACCCAAAGCGATGTTAATGCGCGCCTCTCGCCCTTTCAGCTCCTAACCCCGGTGCACACAGCCAAACACAGGCCATTGTGCCTCTGCACCAAAATAAAGGCTCTTAAATAACCTACAGACCAGTCTATAGAAATTCATGATAGAACCTGTTTGATTAGACCAAAGCAAACAGAGACGTGacgtgcctttttttttcttttctttttttaagacttttttttgcaGGTTATATGAAATGTTGTACTAAACTCGCGCGCTGATTGTTGTTTGTGCACAGTATGCTTGGGGATGGTGTGTAACCATGTGGGGAGCCATTTGATTCCTCTTATTTTGTATTGAATCTCTGAATGGTTTTGAGGCGGTTCTGCGATTTGTTTCGGTTTCAGGTGGCCTGTGCAACTGTTTAGGGATGGCCTGCGTTAAGTTATTTTGCATAAGGTATTTGAAGACTACTTCATTAGGAAATAATTCAATTGAAATGATGCATGCGTGCACAGAGGCAGTTATTGACATTTAttggagtattttttttttatttctattcattttgtgacattatttttcttttagaaaatgtacacacacacacacacacacacacacacacacacacacacacacacacacacagagcaactTAAGTTGGCCCAGATTCAGTTTAGGGTGGGTATGGGACGATATAGCCAGCTGTATTTACAATGCTGGGTAAACACTGGCCCAGCAGATTGGAAGACGTTGGCCCTGGTGGCTCAAAGTTGACCCAGTGGACAAAGTGCCGTTGGCACAAAGTTGGCCTAACAGAATGGCTGACGTTGGCCTGATTTTGCAAAATCATCACTATTCTGCTTGGAACATCGCTTACTTCATAACACATCGATTGTATTGCCTACTTTATAAATGCACAGCTCTAGTTCTATATGATGATGTGCAAAATGCTTAATTGCAGTTAAATGTAAGATATTTGGAAAGAGATGCAGACTACATTACAATAAAGGGTGATTTCAGGTGTAATGGGGCATCCGGTAAAATAAAGGTATTTATTTTCTGGCCTGATAAGTGAAGATTTGTGAAGATTATAAGTGAAAGTCAAAATTTTTGTTAGTAAGCCCTTCCAGTGGAACTGCTTGATAGCACTGGTCACaaacctgttcctggagatctaccttactgaaaactttagctccaaccataatgcccagctgaccatctaatcattgccttaagaagttcttgatcagctaAAATAGGTCTGTTAGATTTTGGTTTGAGATTAAActtgcaggaaggtagatctccaggaagaggGTTAGTGACCACTGATATAGAGAAATAATATGACTTAGACCCAATTCATGTAACATAATTGGGTGTGTGGTCATCATCAAGCTTGAATAAGACTGCGtgtacctctgtgtgtgtgtgtgtgtgtgtgtgtgtgtgtgtgtgtgtgtgtgtgtgtgtgtgtgtgtgtgagtgtgtttaacTTCATTATTCggtgtttcctccgggtactccggtttcctcccccaagtCCAAAGAGTCATGCACTGTAGGCTAATAGGTATGTCCAaaaaatgtctgtagtgtatgaatgggtgtgtgaatgtgcgtgtgATTATTCCCTGccatggattggcaccccatccagggtgtcccccaccttgtgccccatgcctcctggtgtaggctccaggttccctgcgactcagtgtgtgtgtggttgggggggggggggggggggtgatgatATGACACGTTGATTCAAACAGACCGACAATTTGGTCAAAATCGTGTGAAAGTTGTGATTTATTGAAATAATCACAGAAACACGTATCTAGAAGGTTAGAACTTAATGATAATCCCAGAAAGGGAATTCACCACGCGCGCGCATCTCCGTCGATTCAAGTTCGTGTCGGTGCTTTGTCTTTACATTCACGTGCTAATGCGGGGGGGGGATTATTTCcctgagaaagaaaaagtttATTGCCGGTAATTGTATAATTGCCTCACTAATTGTTGTTAACAAGTCTCAGAATGCGTGAAATGACTGTAGGATGCCCCTGCTGAGTGCGGCTAGAAATGGCGCTGAGGGTTAATGAGTTACAGAGAATGAAAAGTGAAAGCGGCCTCAGTGCTGAGGAGGCTTTTCATAAACATACACTCAACTTGTTGTTTCAACGCAACTCATTATCATGCATAAGTATGCGTACAAGTCGTTCCTGCTTCATTGTTATTAACGAGGCTCTTCTGAAGGGCTTAAAGAGGGAATCTTTGATCTAGCACAAAATTGGGTGTTGtgatgtttctgtttttttttattattattattatttattttacatacgcACACACCTTCTTACACTTCAAACTTCACACATTAAATCTGAATATTTCAGCTTTCTTATTACTAAGTGTTTGATCTGAAATCTTGTTCAGTCTTGCTGGTGATTGAACAAGATTGGCTTcatgtttattcttcttatGCTTCTgtttcaatttttatttttgcagttaaacactggaaataaaaaaaggtgTCCTGCGTGTGTTCTTCtacttaaatgaataaaatatatttttttaaatgttgattgctgaacatttataaatattttagcagtgattaaaaaataatcttgCGAGATAGGAAAAAGAAACCCACAAAACCTCACAAATCAtttaggattttaaaaaaaagagatgggGGGGTAAACTTTTGCTCTCTGAAAATTGCACTAATATGGTGCAACGTGTTACACTGGAGCGTGAAAACGGCGTGAAAACGCAGCGTCCAAGCAGCACAATGGAGCCGAAGCAGCCTTTATGCGCCACAGTGCTTTGCTCCAATTTCATACCGATTTAGCGCCGCTTTATGCACGCTGTCGTGATTTGCACCAATTTTGCGGTGCATTACATGCAAGTTTATTGCGGATGCATCCAGAAAAGTCCGTCCTGTGTGACTAAATAAGCGTTGGATGTTAACAAATCTACATGCGTTATGCTACCTGTCAACAGACAACGCTCTATCCATCAAAACAGAGAGACGAGTGAGACAATGCTGGCTTTAGAAGCATCTGATTTTTGGCAGCTTGGAGCAGCGCGAGCTAATTAGACTACAAATTGCCCCCAATGAACTACGACTGGCCAGATGAGTTATCTTTTACAGCAACCACAACTTTCAGTAAAATGTAAGGCTTTTAATAGAAAATATGCACTATGCAACACATCAGCCATTCATGAGCATATATATCTATAGCCTATTTCAcagatataaacatataaagtgCACTAATACTTCCAAGTGACGTAGAGTGATGTGTCtattttttgttcattgttATTTAGGCTCTTCTGAAGGGCTTAAAGAGGGAATCTTTgatctagcacaaaattaagtgttgtgatttttcttttctttttttctttttttacacacgcacaaaagtttatttatttgtttgttgggttaattgtgtgtgtgttgtttgtttagCAACTTTGTTGGTCAGTTAGTGCAAATCTGAGggcttaaacacacacaagcaggaTTGAGTCCATGCCAAAGCGCTTCTTCCATTTAAATCAGGGAACATTGGGCTTGAAAGTGAAGGCGTTCGTTTCACTCATCTCATATGGAGAGAAAAGCCAGACAAAAGGCTGATGCAAAGATCAGTGGGCTCTTGGAAAGGGCGGGAGTGTATTTTTCTCCCAGCTCTGGAGCAGAGCAGCGTTCAGCTGACTCAATGGATCGCCTTTTCATTGTGTCGCGTGGCGCGCGCTTGAAGAGGACATCAAATGCCAAggttcttttctcttctttctttcactctgttAGAGCAGTAAATCGTGAAGCAAGGAGAGAACCTTCCCAGCCAACACACAAGGTCCACTAGTGTtcccttttattatttatttatttatttatttatttatttatgtttttccaCAATAAAACCAATTCAATCCcaataaaaccaaacaaaaccaaGATTGCATCTTTATTTctaaaagctgttttttttatttatttttttatttttttgttttttttttaaagtggtgCATTTTCCGTATGATGTATATGTAAATGCATCAATTAACCTActggattgtttttgtttgacagTGAGAGGAACAAACATGTACAGAACATGAACAAAACAGGGACAGACTattgtttattgtgttttttttctgtttgtttgcttgatttgttttgttttttagaggAAAACTGTCATTTAGCCAATGTTGACCCAATGCCAGTCCAACATAAGAAAAGGAACACTTTTCAGAACAACCATGCCAAACTTGGCTCAACGGACATAAATGGAGCCCAACAAAATAACTGACATTGGCACGGTGGAAATAATAAGTTTCCACGGTGGAAATAAGTTCATCATTGAGACCTATGAAGCACAAACGTGACAAACTGTATTCCTTTTCGAGATGGGGACATAGAATTCAACACCATTTTAACATTTGTTACACTTCTCTTGATTTCATAATTATTGTTCAGAACACCGTTGTGTTTATGTGATTCCTCGATTGATTTAGAAATGACGCATGCGCATTTACCCACACTGCTTCTCAAACATCAAATGACTTCATGCTAAACCAGAGCGATTTATTGCTTAATCGTGAAATAAGCATAGttataccctgcttgttcaggTAAAGGACATGAAAATGGAATCCTGCAATGGATTGGTTTTGTTAGCGTTAACATTTGGCTTGGCTGACTCCTGTAAAGAAACCATTTGGACCATAATGTGTGTGCCATGTTCAAGATTTTCCCAAGACCTGGGCTCTATTGAGAAGGCACTGTGGAAAATCAGGCGTTTAGGGCCCCTGGACAGGAGGCGTTCCTCTGATTCTCCTCGCTCTGCGCCCTCAATGCCACATCTGTTCCATTTCTACCTCTGTTTAGGCTTAAAAACATTTACGAACTTCTATATATAGAATAATTCAGTGGACTACAAAAAAACGTGTACATTCAGTAAGAAGTTGTTggtaagaattattattattattattattattattattattattattattattattatttgacacAACTGCAAAACTGCATATTATTCTCCTCTATTGAGAGATGAAAAAGACTGTGCTCTGTATGAAGATGTGGGCACGATTTGCACGGTTCTGTCCGCAGCCCCACGCTGTGAAACATACACAAAAAAGGCTGAATGGACAGAACTGGTACAAGTACCCCCAACAGAGCGACTGAGAATTTGCAACATTCGTATTTTATGGTGATTCTGTACGCTTATCAGGACAACTTCACCCCACACGACGGTGTTTTGGTTCACATTGTATCGCCAAGGCTGCACATATAGTGTGCACTCTTTATACTGACATTGGGTACTATTTTAAAGTTTCAACTGGTAAACTGGGATTTAAAACGTAGGCCCAATTCTAGAAAAGTAAACGAATGATAGTCTGGCATAGCCTGCCTCACAGTTGTACACTCTGTTATAAATAATGCTGAATCTGTAATAAATAATGCTGAATAGGTTAAATAATTAATAGAAGATATAATGGTTTGCTTTTTCATGCTTCACTTATAACAACTGGAATAGTCAAGTCAAGTGAATATTGACATTGCTCTCATCCCAGATAGAAGTAATGTTAGGAATGAAATAGTCCTAGTGTTCCCGCTGAATCTTGGTGCTACACTACACCATGTCTCACTGACAGACAATAAACACAATCATTTCAGACTATACAATAAactataaacaataaacaacatccctgctgaaaacagCCTACTTACTAGCTGCCAAAACACTGATTGATAGTGATAAATAAGTATTAAGTATTTGAGATGCtttgtagacacacacacacacaca
Proteins encoded in this window:
- the LOC108265044 gene encoding taste receptor type 1 member 1, with protein sequence MQWLSFYVFLLDFSNQFFFKITCSASEFSLQGDYLLGGLFSLNNVFPAVHQSYPVALECYRYRFDVAAYRMLEMMRFTVEEINNSSTLLPNVSLGYEIFDHCSDMQNFPSVLSFISENGSIPVQRYLNKYKPKVIAMTGPYGSTSTITVAPLLMLALVPMVNYGSSSYQLSNKKVYPSFLRTLPSNKNLIDIIIHIIKWFGWNWVAFIGSQDVYSQNGLNFFSQYAKKNSICLAYQDLLNQTSNYTSTLSTIEKRKINVIVVFSSQDVAINLIREAIKNNIRNKVWIAGEAWSMNQQLPNEPGIQNIGNIFGITEKLMSFDGFKQFIYTRQSDENSNDESHPPQPVKKMCNQDCLNCSLLSSEEILNENPTFSFPIYAAIYTMANALHKVLHCDANGCDKSIPVYPFMLLKEMKTLDFLLNGRKVKYDQNGDLPVFYDVVFWRLEASPPVFERIGTYNSYPEITFTINNSLIGWDSEASVPFANCSVECMEGFRREEDQNYACCFQCKKCETNTYVNYEQDPYTCKLCNVDEWSEEGSTSCQKRSILYLQYTDPLSILLAIFAVTLLVLCVAVIILFLYNYNTPVVKSAGGNMCFLMLASLALSSISVFFFLGQPTEIHCVFRNVTFYFFYTVCLSCMTVRSFQIFCIFKMAAKFPKINRLWVQHNGQWIVISTLSFFQIFICVLWMSLKTPIPSKTYTADAIMLACSAGKEQAFFACLSFTWSLCVLCFAFSYMSTDLPKNYNEAKSIAFSMLLFFISWSFYFTVATFPPGLYIQFFKAGAQLSSLYGILLSYFIPKSYVIIFQPKKNTQAYFQTSIQNYTQTMNRM